From Pseudomonadota bacterium, a single genomic window includes:
- a CDS encoding NADH-quinone oxidoreductase subunit A encodes MEGVIVGQQAQTDLLYVAAFFLGGLLFAIGPFIISILFAPRNTRNTIDKTGQLIECGMVPIGDAWIRFGIIYYLYALMFLAFDVDVLFLFPVAMTYNDGFVIRDFVELVIFVGILSLAVVYAWKKGVFNWGRKTYNQQ; translated from the coding sequence ATGGAGGGTGTTATCGTGGGACAACAAGCTCAAACAGATCTTCTGTATGTCGCGGCCTTCTTTCTTGGCGGCCTGCTCTTTGCCATCGGCCCTTTCATTATTTCCATTCTCTTTGCTCCCAGAAATACCAGAAATACTATCGATAAAACCGGTCAGCTCATTGAATGCGGCATGGTACCGATCGGGGATGCCTGGATCCGCTTCGGGATTATCTACTACCTGTATGCCCTGATGTTCCTTGCTTTTGACGTCGATGTGCTTTTTCTCTTTCCGGTTGCGATGACTTACAATGACGGATTCGTGATCAGGGATTTTGTTGAACTGGTGATCTTTGTCGGAATTCTATCTCTTGCAGTGGTCTATGCATGGAAAAAGGGAGTATTCAATTGGGGAAGGAAAACTTACAACCAGCAATAG
- the mpl gene encoding UDP-N-acetylmuramate:L-alanyl-gamma-D-glutamyl-meso-diaminopimelate ligase codes for MEPLLNPALNFFPEQVKTVHVMGICGTGVGALAGMLKERGFLVTGSDQQVYPPMSDFLASSGISVAEGYAAENLSYQPDLVIVGNVITRKNPEAIALAELQLPYVSMPQAVSHYCIQDSRSLVVTGTHGKTTTSSLLATALADAGLAPGFMIGGLVKAFGRNFNIGDGRYFVCEGDEYDTAFFDKGPKFLHYRPETAVITSIEFDHADIYADLEAIKESFRKLVAIMPENGCLVAHLDDPIVAEVVRNAGCEVAGYGKRQGVEWRLGEVDVGSECTRFSVYRREQFVGEFTSILPGVHNALNSLAVIAVLSRLGLNYEQIGKGLRSFRGVNRRQEVRGMARGVTVIDDFAHHPTAVRETLAALKEAYRGKRLIAVFEPRTNSSRRRVFQDVYPHCFAAADLVLIRDPEPLKTLGVDERFSAEKLVEDLKVNNVEAYFFKSTDTVLDYLGDNCIPGDVVAVLSNGGFDNIHTRLLDLLGN; via the coding sequence ATGGAGCCTCTTTTAAATCCAGCGCTCAATTTTTTCCCGGAACAGGTCAAAACCGTTCATGTGATGGGTATCTGTGGGACCGGGGTTGGCGCTCTTGCGGGGATGCTCAAGGAGCGCGGCTTTCTCGTAACCGGTTCCGATCAGCAGGTCTATCCGCCGATGAGCGATTTTCTGGCCTCTTCCGGAATCAGTGTTGCCGAAGGGTATGCGGCGGAGAATCTCAGCTATCAGCCAGATCTGGTAATTGTAGGCAATGTGATTACCAGAAAAAATCCCGAGGCAATTGCCCTTGCCGAACTGCAACTCCCCTATGTTTCCATGCCCCAGGCGGTCAGCCATTATTGTATTCAAGACAGCCGGTCTCTGGTCGTAACCGGCACCCACGGTAAAACTACCACCTCATCACTTCTGGCCACCGCCCTTGCCGATGCCGGGCTTGCTCCGGGGTTTATGATCGGCGGGCTGGTGAAGGCCTTCGGGCGCAATTTCAACATCGGCGATGGTCGTTATTTTGTCTGCGAGGGTGATGAGTACGACACGGCATTTTTCGACAAGGGGCCGAAGTTTCTTCACTACCGACCGGAAACGGCTGTGATCACAAGCATTGAGTTCGATCACGCAGATATTTATGCAGATCTTGAAGCGATCAAGGAGTCGTTTCGGAAGCTGGTGGCGATCATGCCCGAGAACGGGTGTCTGGTTGCTCATCTGGATGATCCGATTGTAGCCGAGGTCGTCCGCAACGCCGGGTGTGAGGTGGCGGGATATGGAAAGCGGCAGGGCGTGGAATGGCGACTTGGTGAAGTTGATGTCGGCAGTGAGTGCACGCGCTTTTCGGTATACCGGCGGGAGCAGTTTGTCGGCGAGTTCACCAGTATCTTGCCGGGGGTTCATAACGCCTTGAATTCACTCGCCGTGATCGCTGTGCTGAGTCGGCTTGGCCTGAATTACGAGCAGATCGGTAAAGGGTTGAGATCATTCCGGGGGGTCAACCGTCGACAGGAGGTGAGGGGGATGGCGAGGGGGGTCACCGTGATCGATGATTTTGCCCACCATCCGACAGCGGTTCGGGAAACACTTGCGGCACTTAAAGAGGCGTATCGGGGAAAACGATTGATTGCCGTATTCGAACCGCGCACCAATTCAAGCAGGCGCAGGGTTTTTCAGGATGTGTATCCTCATTGCTTTGCGGCCGCCGATCTTGTCCTGATTCGTGATCCGGAGCCGTTAAAAACTCTCGGAGTCGATGAGCGGTTCTCGGCGGAGAAGCTGGTGGAAGATTTGAAAGTAAATAATGTCGAGGCTTATTTTTTTAAGTCAACGGATACGGTGCTCGATTATCTGGGCGACAATTGTATACCGGGGGATGTAGTTGCTGTATTATCCAATGGAGGTTTCGACAATATTCATACCCGCCTTCTGGACCTTCTGGGCAACTGA